The nucleotide sequence GTCGGTAAGCCCCGCCCTGTCGCGTACAGCCTGAAACGAGGTCAAAGCTTTTGAAGCGGTAGTGCTGGCGCTACCGGCCATAATAGCTTCTACATGGAGAAGAAGTACATCGGCGTATCGGATTACGATCCAATCGTTGCCAGCAAGTGTTGGGTCGCTATCAAAGCTTTTCCCATTCGATCCGCCATCTTCGCCGTTCGGAAGGTATTTGGTTACCTGATACTGACCTACCTGCGAAGGGTCAGGCCTATATGAGACCGCGGTCCTATCACCCCCAAATTCATCTAATACGGCAACGGCTTCACTGGTTACATAGTTCACCCCAGAAGTTCTACCTACACCGTTCAACCATTCGGCTGAAAAGTTTTGACTGTCTGAACTTAGGTTTGGAAGGTAGCCTATCGAGAAGATAACTTCATTGTTTTCTTCGTTGTAAAATACGTCTTCAAAGTCGGGTTCTAGGGAATAGCCTGAAGCCATTACACTTTCCAATAGGGTTTGGGCTTCTGAATAGTTTTCTCCCAAGGTCAAATATACTTTTGCCAAAAGGGTCTGTGCAGCAGCTTTGGAGGCTCTTGTGCGGTAGGTGTTGTCTAGCCCATCAACTGCAGTGGACAAGTCACTCTTTATAAAGTCATATATAGAAGATGCCGCAACCCGGGCAAATTGAATATCGGTTTCCAAAGGTCCGACTACCCTATCTATCAAAGGAACATCACCATAGAGGCGCACCAAATTGAAATAGGCATAGGCTCTAACGAATTTAGCTTCGGCTTCATATGATGCTTTAGTCGCTGCATTTTCTATTACATCAAGATTGTCCAATACTACATTGGCCCTATAGATAATGTTGTAATAGCTCTCGTAATAATTGGCAATAATACCGTTGTTCGGTGTTATGTTATAACTTTCGAATTGTGCTGCTTCACCCTCGCTACTTTTGGTACGGGTATTATCGCTCCGCATTTCGGTGATGTAGAATTCGTATTGAATACCATGTCTGTCATCGGGATCCGTCGAATTTACTCCTTGAATACCGTCATACATATTGATCAAAGCGGTTTCTAATTCTTCTTCTGTAGAGAAGTAGGTTTCCGAAGATACTCCTGATGTTGGTGCGGGAGACAAGAAGTCCTTTTCGCAGGCCGTAAAGGATACGACTACCGCCAGAAGCATCGTTATTAGTTTGAATTGTTTCATAATATATCGTGAATTTTGTTTATACTGTTCTGATTAAAAATCAAGGTTAAGTCCTATAGAAATCGTTCTATATATAGGGGAACCTGCTCTTTGGTAACCGTAAGCTGTAGGACTTGTTCTGTCTACGGATTCAGGATTGAAACCTGTATAGTCATCTGCCGTCTTGTACATAAGGTTTTGGCCACTAGCATATATTCTTAAACCAGACACACCATAATCACTCAAAACGTCTTTTGGGAAATTGTATCCAATATTTACGTTTCTCAGTGCTACGTACGAAGCGTCTTGAATAATATCATCAGTAAAGATTTTTTCTTTGATAAATTCTTGGTTAGGCGTTGTTTCAGGATTGAAATCTTGAGAAGAATTGAAATGGTTGAACAGGTATTGGTCTCCCATGTTCCTGATTTCGGCCCCATGTGAACCTTGGAACATAAAACTAAAATCGAACTTGCCAAGATTAAACTCGTTGGTGAAACTCCAGACTAATTCTGGATATGGGTCTCCTAAAGCAGCTTTGTCTTCATCATCAATAATACCATCGCCGTTTAAATCCTTTACGTAAACATCTTGGGCTTCGCCACCAACAGGGTGGAAAGCATCGTTCAAGTATTCAAGCGGAATGTCTTTGTCGACGACCCAACCGTAGAATGTGGAAATCGGTTGTCCTTCAAGGTTGATCCACTCTGCTGCCCTTTTAGAGTCTACATTTGTAATTTGACCGTTGGAGTCGGCGAAGTCTACTAAAGTATTCTTGTTCGTTGAAGCTATGATGGTAGAGGCCCACCTGAAGTTTTCTGTAACAATGTTCTTTGTTCTCAGTTCAATTTCATAACCTTCGTTTTTGACTTCACCTAAATTAACAAGGGCACTGTTAAAACCTGTAGTCACTGAAATCGGATTGTTCAATAATAGTTGGTCACTGGTTCGTTGGTAATAATCAACGGAGCCCGATACCCTATTGTTAAAAAAGCCGAAATCCAAACCAGGGTTGAATTCTCTCAAACGCTCCCATTGCAGTCCCGCGTTGGCTATGTTCAGAGGGTTGAAGCCCGCTTGTAATGAACCGTCTACGGAATAGGTCGTTGAGCCTAAAAGGGCCAAGTATGGGTAGTTGTCTACCAAGATATTACCTGTGCTCAAAGAACTCGTACTACTACTGGTATCGGGATCAACACTACCTACGTTGAGCAAATCGTTTCCTGTTAGACCGTAACTGGCCCTTAATTTAAAAGTGCTTACGATATCACTATCCTGTAAGAAGTTTTCTTTGGCAAGGTTCCAACCAACAGAGGCGGCAGTAAAATTACCGTATTTGAAGTCTTGACCGAAGATAGAGCTACCGTCCCTTCTAAAGCTAAATGAAGCTAGGTATTTATCGTCATAAGCATAGTTCAGTCTGGAAACGTATGATAGGCCGTTCTTTTCCCATTCAAAGGCATCTGCGTTTGAAATGGTCGTGGCGTTGGTGATTTGCTTAACGGCATCGGAAGTATAACCAGTTCCGCTAATTTGTGAATAAAACGATTTTTTCGTTTCAGCGGTTACACCTAAAATTACACTTAGATCATGTTTACCGAAACTCTTGTTATAGGATAGAAAGTTGTCGGTAATAAGGTAGATTTCCTTTTGTGAATATTCATCCATTGAGGCGCCTGCGGCACCGTTTCTACTGGATAGGGTACCTTGCCATCTTGTTCTTTTGGTGTCTTGATACGAACCGGAAAGGGTAGATCGGAAACTTAAACCGTCAATAATGTTGTAATTACCGTAAACGCTACCGAACATTTTGAATTTTTTGTCGTAACGTTCGCGCTCCAATACTTTGGCCGCAGGGTTGGCATTCGAGGTGTTACTGATACTTACCCCACCAGAATCTGCAGGGGCACCGGCGTCGAGGTCGTAGCCGTCAAAATGATATTGTTGTGCGTAATCACCGACTTGCACATCGGCCCACGCCCCATTATCTTGAACCCTATTTACAAATTGAATAGTGTTTTCATCATGGTAAAGTGGTAGCCAATTGGTCTGTCTTAATATATCGTGGGTACTTCCATCAAACCTTCTTCTGTTTGTGTAAGAAGGGGTGAAGTTCACACCAAAGGAAAACTTATCGTTTATTTTGGTATCTACTTTAAGTCTTAATCCGTATTTTTTGAAATCATCGGTAATTAAGACACCTTCGTCATGTGAGTAGTTAAGGGCGGTGCTATACTTGGTTTTTTCACTTCCACCGCGAGCCGATAGGGAATGACTGGTAATGGTACCACCGTCAAAAATGACATCTTGCCAAGAACGGTCAACACCTATGAGTTGTTTGTATTTTGTCCTGTCGGATAATGACCCGGTGGCGGCCAATTGGGCTTGTGCAGTTTCTTCTATTGAAAAGGTATACGCTTCACTATGTCTAGCTTCTTTAAAACCAGTATAGGTACTATAGTTGATACGGGTCTTACCTTCAACACCACCTTTTGTGGTTATCATGATAATACCGTTGGCACCTTTTGAACCGTAAATGGCAGATGATGCTGCATCCTTTAAAATCTCGAAAGACTCTACATCGTTCATGTTCAATGAACCTAGGAAGTCTGAACTTACAATTACACCATCGACAACGACCAATGGGGTAGAGTCACCGGCCATAGAGCCTACACCCCTGATATTTATGGTAGGAGCGGCTCCTGCTTCTCCGTCGGTGGCTTGTATGTTTACCCCCGATACCTGCCCGACCAAGGCATCATCGACACGAGCTACTGCTATTTGATCGAGGTTTTCGTTGACTACTTTTGAGATCGAACCGGTCAAATGTGATTTCTTTTGGGTTCCCCCGTAACCTATAACCACCACCTCGTCTAATTGTTTGGCGTCTTCGGCCATGGTTATATTTAACTCGGTCTGGCCCGTTATGGGTATGGTTTGTGTAACATAGCCGATGTATGAAAATTGAAGAATATCGCCTTCTGAAACGTTTATTTGAAATAATCCGTCAAAATCTGTTGAGGTGCCTTTGGTTGTATTGGCGATTATGACGTTAACTCCCGGTATTGGAACATTGTCCGCATCGGAAACCGTGCCTGACAGTGTGTAACCGTCTTGGGCAAATAGCGATATATTGAGACACAATAATGCTATTAGTGTGAGTTGAGTTTTTAAATTCATTTGTAATAATGTTAAGTTAGTAATGTTCATCGGTTAAGGTCCGATACCTAAATGAGATTGTATAGAATCGCATTTGTTCTTCAACTTACTAGTGCACGTTACTCATTAATGTCCCTGAATTTTGTACTTTTGTAATGAGCGTGTATAGTAAAGTGTACATGTTCTTAGTATTACTTCCCTTCAGAATGAAGTAAATTTTTTTAAAAGGATGGGCGTGCACCCATCCTTTTTTTATTGAAAATATCCTATGGTATCATTAGTATTTTTCTTTTATTAGTATTAGCTTTTCTACAAGTTTTAATTGGTTTTCCATATTGGTTAACCAATTTGGTTTACCAAATATAACTTAATAGTTTGTTAAAAAAAAATTAATGTCAAATTTTATGATGTTAATTTTAGGTATCTAATACTTAAAGGAGCACTAAGTTGCCATATTGGTAATTTGAGGCCGTTCTAGCTTATGAAAAGGCGAGTCCGCCATTGATGTCGATATTGGCCCCGGTAATAAAAGTAGTTTCGTCGGAAGCAAGACAAGCTACGGTATTGGCTATCTCTTCAGCCGTACCTTCCCTGCGCAATGGGGTGGCTCCCGCTACCTTTTTACGTACATCGCCCGTAGTGAAAGTGTCGTGAAAGGTCGTGGCGATCATTCCTGGGCAAAGGGCGTTGACGCGAATATTCTTGGGGCCTACTTCTTTGGCCAGACCTCGTGTAAAGGTCATAACGGCGCCTTTTGAAGTGGCATAGGCCAAAGAACCGCCGCCACCGCCATCACGGCCTGCTTGCGATGCAATGTTTATGATCGAGGCACCAGACTTCATATGGGGCAATATGGCTTGTGAGACCAGAAAGGTGGAGTTGAGGTTCAAGGCAATGACCTTATTAAAGAAAGCCTCGTCCATTTCGGCAATACTCTTACGGGCTACCAATCCACCGGCATTGTTTACCAAGATGTCAATGGTACCTCCAAATGCCTTTATCGCTTCCGATACCAAATGGTCAACATCGGCCTTTTGGGTCATGTCCCCTTTAACGATTATGGCTTCGCCCGAAATTGCCCTTATCTCATCAAGGGTTTTCTTTGCGTTGGCCTCGTTGTTGTAATAGTTGACTACTACTTTGGCTCCTTCTTTTGCCAATTTAAGTGAAATGGCCTTGCCAATATCCCTTGTTCCGCCTGTGACAACGGCAATTTTTCCTTTTAAATCCATAGTTATTATTTAGTCATAAAATCTTCCCTGATCGGGCTGAAAACATCTATTAATACACCTGCTTCTTGACAAACGGTTCCATGCATTACGTGGGGAGGAATGTAAAACGAATCGCCTCCTTTTAGTATTTTGGTCTCTTCACCTATTGTCATCTTGAATTTTCCGCTAACGACGTAAGTTACTTGTGAGTGGTAGTGCTCGTGCATGGGGCCTATACCGCCTTTTTCAAATTTTACGTTTACGAGCATGATCTTATCGTCGTAGCCCATAATCTGACGTTGTACGCCTTCGCCAACGGTTTCCCAGGGGATTTCGTCCCCGATTAAAAACTCTTTACTTGATCCAAAACTTTCCATAGTTTAATTTTAATTGATTTTAATAAATTGATAGGGCCCCGTCCAACGGTATTCCTTGCCCTTGATTTCTATAATATGCTCTTTATTGACATTTTTGTTTTCATTGGCCAGTATCAATAGTGTTTGTTCGGTATTGGACTTGGCATCGATCAATACTGCCGTGTACTCTTTCGTATCTAACATAAGCTCGATTTTAGAGATTGAACTGTTCGCATTTACCGAAAACTCTGAAACAGGACTATAATGGCCGTGTGATTCTAGTATCGATACAAAGGTGGTGTTCTTTGTGTTCTTTCTTCTGATGATCAAACCGGCGTCCCTTCTTAGGTTGAACTCTGGGTCATTGGCCCCGATGCGTACGAAATGTAGCTCGTCGTCGTTGTTCGTTGCCGTGGTCAGGGTATAGAAGCGTCCGTTTTCCAACCAGCTGAGCTGGGAGTTGTCGCCTTTGGGCTGTCCTAGGCCTTCTGACCAAAGGTGCTGATAGCCGTTATCGGAACCTAGGGGTTCCAAGCTTTTTGGGGTGGTGAAATCAAAATTGGTTTGCATCACCTGTCCTTTGAAGTAGAAGGGAAGGTCGTATTGGTTCGCGGCATTCGAACCGACCCTTAGGATATCGAGTACAAAGGGCTTTTCAAAACCATCGGTTTTTATCAGGGCCATGGTCCGATGCATTTCCGTACCGGGATAGGCGTTTTGTTCTTTGGCGCTCACCACCTGTACTTCTGGGTTGGAAGCATCAAAAAAGTAGAGCTCCGAATGGTGTTGGCTCCCCACTTCGTACTTTCCTTCAAAATGTGAGGTTTCGTTTTGTACAAGGGTATTGTGGGCTATGGTCTGTTTGGCCCAGGTCGTGTTCTCCTTGAGGTAATTGCCCCCGCCTTTTTGCTCGATGTTGACAAAACGGGCGAGACCGTAATCTTGTAATATTTCGGTTCCCTTTTCGTAAAGTGAGAACGATAGTTTGTCGTAGTGCCCATGGCTTAGCCCTTGCGCCGCATATTTGTAGACCAAGGTCATAGCTTCGTTGCCGTACCTGAGTATGGCCACGCCCCCTTGGTCGCCGTTGGCCCCATCGCTAAGCTTGATCGATTTTTTTTGGAAGTCCTCGCTTTTTCCTTCCCTAATGCCCAAGGCTACGGCCAGCCCCGAATCGTCCAATAAAACTTGGCCCTGTTCTTCGGCTATGCTGAGCAATTGCGGATTGTGGTTTCCGTAATGATAGGCGATATCAACGGCGGTAACCAGCTCTCGGGAGTGATATGACATACCTTTTTGGGCGTCGTTCAAGGGAAAGAATTCGCCATCGGCATCGGAGAGGCTCAAAAGCGTGTTTACCGATTTTAGCAATACGCCATCCTTGTGTTCGAATATTTTCTGTTGGGGCCTTACATTGTGCAGGGCCTCGGCAAAGATCAAAAAGGGGTACATGGCATACCTTTGGTAGTAAGGGCCTTCGGTATAATATCCGTCAGGGGAAAAAGGCTCGTCTATATTGGCCAGAAAACCGGCTTTTTGGCCTTCCACCTTTATGAATCCTCCGTCATTGTCCTTGGCCCCGATCGGCAAGCCGTCGTCTTCAATACCGTAGAGCGCCCTTTGGATCAACTCCTCATCGCCCATTACCAAACCGATCATCCCTACGGCGGCATTGCCCCAAGTACTGTGGTTGTGTACGCGGTTGTAGAATTGCGGATTTTCTATGGATATGTAATCGGCGAATGGCCTGAAAAGGTTTTTTTCAAGTTGCTTGCGTTCTTTTTTCGAAAGGTAGTCATATACGCAGTCATAGGCCTGACTCACGTAAACCAGCCAATTGGAATCGTTTAGGCACTGCCAGAACAACTTTCCCCGGGCGTAAGAACGCGTTTGTGGGTGTACCGGTAGGTCTTTGTACATTCCTTCGTATTGAAACAGCATGTCCTTTATGTATAGGGCATATTTCTCATCGTTTAGAATTTGGTACAATACCCCTGCTTTTTGAAGGATGAAAAAATTGCGCTTATGGCGCTCATGGGTATAGCCTCCGGAATAATCTTTAGGGAGGGGCGTATCTATGCCCAATGCTATTTCGGCATCCACTTCGGCCTTTACCTTTTCCAAGGTGGCGTCAAAAATGGGGATGTTGCCCAATTCGGCCCTTATTTTTTCTACTCCCGCCTTGGTCAGTATCAGACTCGGGTGTTCTTGTGCATGTCCGCTGAAGGAAAGCAACAGAACGAAGAGGAGGGATTGTAGTACGGGTATGTATTTGGTCATGTTCATATCTAATTAGGTGTTGGGCCTAAATGGAACCCATTAGTGAAAAAAATTGGTCATCGGTTGCTTTTGATGTTTTAAAAGAGCCTAGGTATTGTTGCTATGGGCGTACCGACGACCAAGTGCATGCTAATGGTCCTACTATCATTATATGTTTTCTTTTTACTCGATAATCGAGATTAAATGCTCCGAGGCTTGGCTCGAAATCAAGGTGTATTCCTTTTAATGCCTCGTGGGCTTGCCCCGAGGTAGTTTACGATCTTTTTCCTGAACATTGCCTTATGACATAGAGGCAGTGGCATTTTTAAGGAACAAACCCATTCGCCGAACCTGTATAGTCGGTTTGTGTTCCATCGGTATTACCAAGGGAAGTCACAAAAGAAATACTAGGGACGAAAGGCGATTTCATATTGACTGTAAAATTGGTTAACCAATTTGGTTGACCAAAAATAAGTATATTTGTGGAACTAGCAAATTTTTAACAGTTAGTGGGGTTAATTAATTATTTAAGCAGGTGTTATGGGGAAAGGACATGATTATATCTCAAGAAGGCATTTTTCAAAACGGACGGCCGCCGCATTGTGCAGTGTGCCCTTTATGCCATTACATGGATGGAACGCTTTATCTTCCAATACATCGGAAGAGGATATCAAGGTACATCTTTTTTCTAAGCACTTACAGTTTTTGGGCTACGAAGAAATGTCGGAGGTTGCCGCGGATATCGGTTTTGACGGATTGGATTTGACCGTAAGGCCGAAAGGCCATGTATTGCCGGAAAATGTGCAAGATGACCTGCCCAAGGCCGTTGAGGCCATGCGTAAATACGGACTGCAACCTAAAATGATGACCACTAACGTGCTCGATGCCCATGCGGAAATAGACCAACAGGTGTTGAAAACGGCCAGTAAACTAGGGTTGACCCATTATAGGACCGGATGGCTCAGTTATCCTGAAGACCGAAGTATTCAAGAAAGCCAAGAAATCTATAAGTCCCTTTTCAAATCCTTGGAAGCGGCGAACGAAAAATGGGGCTTGATAGGCTGTTATCAAAACCATGCGGGCAACCACGTTGGGGCGCCTATTTGGGATTTGCCTCCTATGCTGCCCGGCCCGCAAAGCAAACATTTGGGCAGTCAGTACGATATACGGCATGCGGTGGTCGAAGGTGGTATGAGCTGGGAACTCGACCTTCGGCTTATAGCGCCATATATAAGGTCGATCGTGATAAAGGATTTTAAATGGGGAATGCAAGAAGGCCAATGGAAACCGGTGAATACGCCGCTTGGTGAGGGTATGGTAGACTTTGGCCGCTATTTTTCTTTGCTAAAAAAATACGGGATCAACGTACCGATATCGCTGCACTTGGAATACGATCTAGGGGGAGCCGAACATGGTGCCCAACAAATAAGCATCGACAAAAAAGTGGTCTATGCCATGATGAAAAAAGATTTGACCTTTTTAAGGAAGGCATGGAAAGCAGCGGAATAATATAAATTTAACCAACCAGGGTATGAGTAAAAAAGAAGAGAGTACCATAGAGAAATTGAGAAAGGTCAGTACGGCTACCATTGCCACCTGTTTGTTTAAAAAGGGGCTGAAAAACCAATTTATACAGAAGGTTAGGCCGCTCAAGCCCGGTCGGCCCACAATGGTCGGGAGGGCCTATACGCTGCGTTACATTCCGGCACGCGAAGATCTCAACCCTATAGAGGTTTTTCAAGACCGGAGACACCTGCAGCGGGTTGCGGTAGAGGAATGTCCCGAAGGATATGTTCTGGTCATAGATAGTCGAAAAGATGCCCGTGCGGCTTCGGCGGGTTCCATCTTGGCAACGCGTTTAATGGTGCGTGGGGTAGAGGGTATGGTGACCGATGGCGGCTTTCGGGATTCCGCCGAGATTGCCGATCTTGATTTTGCGGCTTATCACCAAGGGCCATCGGCGCCTACGAATTTGACCTTGCACCACGCCATTGGCGTTAATGAGCCTATCGCATGTGGCGATGTGGCGGTATTTCCCGAGGATTTTATTGTAGGTGACGATGACGGGGTCATGGTAATACCGGCCCACCTGGCCGAAGGGGTGGCGGAAGAGTGTACAAAAATGACCCTTTTTGAAGACTATGTGATGAAGGAAGTCCAAAAAGGGAAGTCGATTATGGGGCTCTATCCGCTTACCGATAAAGAGTACAAGGCCCGTTTTGATGCATGGATGTTTTTAAAAGACAAGGAAAAGTCATAGTCCGGAGTTACTGCGAATGGCTTCCCTGCGCCGACTTGCGATTGAAGGGGTTTTTGATCGCTACATCAAAGGCGAGATAATGGGCGTCTTTAGAAAAATCCCTTCCCAAGAGGTTGTTCATGTAGCCCATATTAAGGGTGATATCTTGTTGGGGCAGGGTCAGGGAGTAGTAGAGGGAAAAACGACTTTCCTTATAGGCGAATTTACTCCAGTTTTCCGTTTTGCCCGTTGCGAATAGCGATTCTGCAGCGGTGCTGATCTGCTGCGTTTTTGAGCGGTTGAGATAAAAGGAAAGTTTGGCCTTGAAACGGGAGCGGAATTGTAAAGATTCGGTCGCTAAAGTGAAGTCGGGATCGTAAAAGCGTCGGATCTCTGGGCGGTAACTGAACGCATAGTTGATTTTTTTTAAGGAATTGAGATAGGAGATACTGCCGTAAGCCCGTAGTTCTTGACGTGCTTTTGGGGTGTCGTAGTCGTAAGGAGGGGTCGATGTATACTTGTTTTGCCATCGGTAACTCAATGCCAAGGCGCACTTCCAGTGGGGTTTGAAGCGGTGTGTGACTTCTTGGTTTATCACGTAAATCGATGGTTTTTCTATCGGATTATAGTTGTTCGGGTCACTTACACTACCGAATCCTAAATAGGTGGAAGACACTGTAGTCCCTTTTTGGCCAAGGTCCTGTTTTGCCCCTAGGGCCAACCATGCGGCGGTATGGACCTCACCCAATCCCGGAGGGGAAAATTGGGCAAGGCCTTTTATTTGGGTTAGAAGTCCGAAAAGAAGAAGGGGAATAACTTTACGAATACTTCCTTCCATCTTAGTCCTCAATTTGGCTCAATATATTTCCATTGGCATCGAAAACCACTTCCCAGTCTTGCTTGAGCAAGGAGTTCAATTCCATCTTATAGAAGATTTTTCCCTCGTCGGTTATGCGTTCCACATCGTCGGTGGAGTAGCCCTGAAAATTGGTTTCGATAGTTTTATGTACCGCTTGGGGCAATTCCTTTGAAGCTATTTCTTCCTTTTGTTTTACCATCTTTCCTTCGGCATTGTACCATACGTCGTGCTCCGTGTTCCATCCGGTTTCAAATTCCACGTTGTATAGCTTGCCGTCCATTTCCCACTCTACATCCGTGGCTTTTGGATATTGGCTGTTGAACTGATTTAAGATTACGGAAGGAACCTGGCTTTTAGGAAGATCTTGAGCCTGTGAAAAACTGAGGGTTCCCAATGCCGCTAAGAATAAAATTTGCTTTTTCATGTGTATACTGTTTTAATTTATACCGTAAAGAAAGCATGTGAATTTGGAAACAATTGGGAATGCCCGAAGTGGGGGCTTATATTGTGGAGAAGCGTATACTGAAGGAGTGCACGCCTTTTTCGAAGCCGTAAGTTAGGGGGAAGCCGTATAGGTCGGCAATGGCTTTTACAATGGCTAGACCCAGGCCGCTTCCGCTCGTTTTTGAGTCGGTTTTGTGAAATCGGCTGAATACCTTGCCCTTGTCCAAGGTTTTGTCTTTTCCCGTGTTGCGGACGGTAAGCGTATCCTTCGAAATATGTACTTCAACCGTGCCGTTCCCGTGATTGTGGAGTATGGCATTTTTAAGTAGGTTCGAAACAATGATCTGGGCAAGGGTAGGGTCTAGGTGTACCTGTAGTTCATCGGTTTCGGAAACTTCTGTTTTTAGTTTTTTATAACTACTGATTTCCTCAAGGTCACCCAAGGTTTGGTTGACGATGGGATTTAAATGGATTTGCTGATTGTCAAAAAACTGTTTGTTGTCTATTTTAGAGAGTAGGAGCAGGGATTTGTTCAGTCGGACCGAGCGCTCGACGATCTGAAAGATTTCGGCGATCTTTAGCGCATGCGCTTCTTTCAGGTCTTCCTTTTCCAAGAGCAGCTCGAGTTTGTTGATGACCATGGCCAAGGGGGTTTGCAGCTCGTGGGAGGCATTTCCGATAAATTCCTTTTGCTGTTCGAATGCCGATATGCTATGTTGCAACAAGGTGTTTACGGCATATTCCAAATCTTTGAACTCCTTGGTTTTTGTGGAAGTTGCCGGAAGTTTTTCGGTGCTTCCGAGCCGGTAACTTTTTAGTTGGTGCAAGAAGTCGTAAAAGGGTTTCCAGAGCTTTTTCAATACCACATTGTTAATGAGTATGATGCTGGCGATTAGAATGATATAGAGCCAGACCACATCCCAGAACAGTTCGTCGATAAGGTCGTCTTCCTCCACCATGGAGTTGGCGACCTTTAGCTCGTAATACTGTCCCTTTACTTCAAAAGAGGTGGTAAGCATGCGTACCGGTTCGGGTTCGGGTTCTTTGTCGTCGGCATCTTGCATGTAGATGATGGTATCGACGTATTGGTCCTTTGCCGAAAGCGCCCTTTTCTTGTCGATTTTTTGCAGGGTAAAGAAACTCTCGTCAAAACCGCTTTTGGTCAAAATGGTAGAATCGGTCTGTGCTTTTTCAATGATGATGCGCTTGTAGTTTTCCAGACCTTCATCGATGCTGCTTTTGATCTCATTGAGCATGCTCATATAAAAGACCACGCTCCATACCGTAACGATGGCCAAAATGGAAATGGACAAATATTTCAGCGATTGGTTGAGGAGCTTCATTTTTCAACAAGTTTATAGCCCACCCCGTAAACGGAGGCTATTTCTATATCGGCTCCGGAGCGCTGCAGTTTTTTTCGCAAGTTTTTGATTTGTGAGTATACAAAGTCCAAACTGTCGACCTGGTCGGTGTTGTCTCCCCAAACATGTTCTGCCAGTGCGGTTTTGGTGACCAATCGTTTTTTGTTGAGAAGGAAGTAATTAAGGATGTCGAACTCTTTGCGGTTGAGGGGCGTACTATTGCCGTTTACGGAAAACTTACGATCGCTCAGGTCCAAAACCGTATTGGCGAATTCAATGCTGTTTTTTCCATTGAGATTTTTCCTGCGGAGGACGGCCTTGACACGTGCGTTGAGTTCGGCAAGGTGAAAGGGCTTGGTAAGGTAGTCGTCGGCCCCAAGTTCCAAACCCTTGAGTTTGTCATCGAGGGAATCTTTGGCCGAAATGATAATGATGTTCCCGCTCTTGCCCTCTTTTTTCAGTTCTTTTAGAATATCCAATCCACTGCCGTTGGGCAGCATAATATCGAGTAAGATGCAGTCGTAATCGTAGACGAAGGCCTTTTCCATGGCGGTATGGTAGTCCGCTGCGGTCTCCACTAAAAAATTTTCTTTTTCCAGTGATTCCGTTATACTGTTCTGCAGCTGGGCTTCGTCCTCTATTACTAAAATCTTCACCTTGCAAAATTGCTACAAGATTTTGGAAAGAATTGGGAATTTCCGATTTTTTTTGGACTTCCTTTCCAGGTCGTAGTGTTTTGCGGATCGAGGGCCGTGCCTAATTTTCCTTTTGATCGTTTTCGTACACTAATTTTCCTCCAAGATAGGTGGCCATAACTTTGACTTCCCTGATTT is from Zobellia galactanivorans and encodes:
- a CDS encoding ribonuclease activity regulator RraA; this encodes MSKKEESTIEKLRKVSTATIATCLFKKGLKNQFIQKVRPLKPGRPTMVGRAYTLRYIPAREDLNPIEVFQDRRHLQRVAVEECPEGYVLVIDSRKDARAASAGSILATRLMVRGVEGMVTDGGFRDSAEIADLDFAAYHQGPSAPTNLTLHHAIGVNEPIACGDVAVFPEDFIVGDDDGVMVIPAHLAEGVAEECTKMTLFEDYVMKEVQKGKSIMGLYPLTDKEYKARFDAWMFLKDKEKS
- a CDS encoding sugar phosphate isomerase/epimerase family protein, with amino-acid sequence MGKGHDYISRRHFSKRTAAALCSVPFMPLHGWNALSSNTSEEDIKVHLFSKHLQFLGYEEMSEVAADIGFDGLDLTVRPKGHVLPENVQDDLPKAVEAMRKYGLQPKMMTTNVLDAHAEIDQQVLKTASKLGLTHYRTGWLSYPEDRSIQESQEIYKSLFKSLEAANEKWGLIGCYQNHAGNHVGAPIWDLPPMLPGPQSKHLGSQYDIRHAVVEGGMSWELDLRLIAPYIRSIVIKDFKWGMQEGQWKPVNTPLGEGMVDFGRYFSLLKKYGINVPISLHLEYDLGGAEHGAQQISIDKKVVYAMMKKDLTFLRKAWKAAE
- a CDS encoding PepSY-like domain-containing protein; protein product: MKKQILFLAALGTLSFSQAQDLPKSQVPSVILNQFNSQYPKATDVEWEMDGKLYNVEFETGWNTEHDVWYNAEGKMVKQKEEIASKELPQAVHKTIETNFQGYSTDDVERITDEGKIFYKMELNSLLKQDWEVVFDANGNILSQIED
- a CDS encoding DUF2490 domain-containing protein, yielding MEGSIRKVIPLLLFGLLTQIKGLAQFSPPGLGEVHTAAWLALGAKQDLGQKGTTVSSTYLGFGSVSDPNNYNPIEKPSIYVINQEVTHRFKPHWKCALALSYRWQNKYTSTPPYDYDTPKARQELRAYGSISYLNSLKKINYAFSYRPEIRRFYDPDFTLATESLQFRSRFKAKLSFYLNRSKTQQISTAAESLFATGKTENWSKFAYKESRFSLYYSLTLPQQDITLNMGYMNNLLGRDFSKDAHYLAFDVAIKNPFNRKSAQGSHSQ
- a CDS encoding alginate lyase family protein, which encodes MTKYIPVLQSLLFVLLLSFSGHAQEHPSLILTKAGVEKIRAELGNIPIFDATLEKVKAEVDAEIALGIDTPLPKDYSGGYTHERHKRNFFILQKAGVLYQILNDEKYALYIKDMLFQYEGMYKDLPVHPQTRSYARGKLFWQCLNDSNWLVYVSQAYDCVYDYLSKKERKQLEKNLFRPFADYISIENPQFYNRVHNHSTWGNAAVGMIGLVMGDEELIQRALYGIEDDGLPIGAKDNDGGFIKVEGQKAGFLANIDEPFSPDGYYTEGPYYQRYAMYPFLIFAEALHNVRPQQKIFEHKDGVLLKSVNTLLSLSDADGEFFPLNDAQKGMSYHSRELVTAVDIAYHYGNHNPQLLSIAEEQGQVLLDDSGLAVALGIREGKSEDFQKKSIKLSDGANGDQGGVAILRYGNEAMTLVYKYAAQGLSHGHYDKLSFSLYEKGTEILQDYGLARFVNIEQKGGGNYLKENTTWAKQTIAHNTLVQNETSHFEGKYEVGSQHHSELYFFDASNPEVQVVSAKEQNAYPGTEMHRTMALIKTDGFEKPFVLDILRVGSNAANQYDLPFYFKGQVMQTNFDFTTPKSLEPLGSDNGYQHLWSEGLGQPKGDNSQLSWLENGRFYTLTTATNNDDELHFVRIGANDPEFNLRRDAGLIIRRKNTKNTTFVSILESHGHYSPVSEFSVNANSSISKIELMLDTKEYTAVLIDAKSNTEQTLLILANENKNVNKEHIIEIKGKEYRWTGPYQFIKIN